The Thermococcus sp. DNA segment GTCTACTCAGTAAAGGAAGGTTTAGAAAAGCCAGACAGGATAACCAAGTTCTTTATGAGATACTCTATACTGGAAGAGGGTCTGTTGCTCTCGGCAGTTCTCTTGGTGGTAGGTCTTAGTGTTGGTATTAGCATTTTTCTTAAATGGCGGGCTAGTGGTTATGGTGAGCTCTTTGAAATAAAGCAGGCAATCCTCGTTATGACCCTCGTTGCACTAGGTATTCAGCTGGCGTTTTTCTCATTCTTTGTAAGCATTCTGATGCTGAAGGAGGTGTCATAAGTGAAAATTCTTATGGTTTCCCCTTACTTTTATCCTGAGGGGGGAGGTCTCGAGAGGTATGCGTATGAAATGGCCCTGGAAATGAAAAAAGAAAACGATGTTACGGTTGTGTGTTCCACAAAAGGTAAATCTCGGGATGAAACTCTAGAGGGCATTAAAGTTATTAGGCGTCGCCCTCTTTTTGTTGTGTCAAATACTCCTGTTAGGCTATCCCTTCCTTTTGAACTTTTGTACCTCCTTAAACGGGAGAAATTTGACGTTATAATTACTCACACACCAGTACCGTTCTATGCAGATGTTGCGTCTTTAGTGGCAAAGCTTTATGGAGTCCCCTTTGTTGTCTACTATCATGTGGGAAAGTTAGAAAAAGGTTCATGGGTTGATAAGATAGCCCTTCTGTATTCACAAACCCTGGAAAGGGTTACCCTCGCGGGTGCAAGACTATTTGCAGTTTCCCATTATGTGGCTCGGCTTCTTTTTAATAGGGGGTTTAAAGCAAAGGTTCGATATCCGAGAATTTCTGAGGTCTTTTTGCATGGGCATCCGGAATATGGTGGTGAGTACATTCTCTTTGTAGGCCAGCTAACTAGGGCTCATCGCTGGAAAAATTTATCTCTGGTACTCGATGCATTTGCCAAACTTCTAGAAATCCTGCCTTGGGAGAGACTTGTAGTTGTTGGCGGGGGTGAACTTCTGGACTATTATCATCAGCTAGTTAAACGAATAGGTATTGAAGATTCTGTGACGTTTAGTGGGTTTGTGAGTGATATAAAACTCCTTGAGTACTACAAAAACGCCAAAGTTTTGGTACTTCCCTCTTCTGAGAATGAGGCCTTTGGAAAGGTTGTCCTTGAGGCAATGGCAGTTGGAACGCCGGTCATTGTGAGCAATCTTGGTGAATTCCCTATTGTGGTTGAGCACGGTAAAGAGGGCTTGGTTATCAAACCTGAGGTCGAGGAGCTCGTCAGTTCCATTGTAATGCTCTTGGAAAATGAGAAACTTAGGAGGAAAATGGCTGTCATTGCGAGAAGACGAGCGGAAGCGCTTATGGGTGCCTCCAGAGTGTAAAGTTTGCCGGGAAAACGTATCTCTCTATGGCGTCTTTCTCTTGGGCATGAATCACAACATAAGGGCCGGAAGTCCAAATCTGGATTGCTCCGGATTCAACGGCTTTTCTGTCGATTTTAACCCAGCTCCTAAACGTAATCAACCAGTCAGGACTCATGTTTAAAACAAACTCTATCCGTCTGTCTGCCCATGTCCAGTTTTTGAAACCCAACATACCTGGATGTGGAGTTCCCCCGAATGACTCATTCTGATGACCGTATTCTTCAAGAATACTAAAGACTCTCTGGTCATACCAGTACCCGTAATCCTGTATCCCCTTGGCTCCAATATCGCTGAATTGCAAAACCGCTAGGTTTAGAACTATTATTTGAATCACCAAGAATAGGGCAATCCCCTTTTCTATGTTTATCTTCCTAACTATTATTACCTTATTGGACATCTTTTTGTACAATTCTACAAGCCCGTAACCGGAATAAACGCTCATTAGGGCAAGTGGCCCGAAGGTGTATCGCTCAAAGGGGCCGTTAAGGAGGAAGCCAAAAACGACGTTCAATGTCAGCACTGAGGGGAGAGCCACCAGCAGAGGCTCTTCTCTGTTCTTCAGTGAATATACTGCATATATAAAGCCCAAAACGGTTAGGGGGTACGCTATAAAAAACTGTACCCATGCGGAAATGTCGAGCTTTAGTAATTCTATAATGATCCAATTTGAGATAATGCGGGCATTGTAACCCAGAGGACTTCTGGTAATGCTAATTGAGTATATAAAAAGGAAATTAAGGACTACTGGGATGGTGGAGGATGTTACAAACTTCCAGAATGCTCTTCCTCTTTTGGCTCTCCAGACATATAGAAGAAAGAATGGGTACGTTGTTAGCCAAGTTTCCCTAGCGGTAAAGGCGAGTCCTAAAGAGATTGCTGAGAGGAGTGGTTTTCTCTCGA contains these protein-coding regions:
- a CDS encoding glycosyltransferase family 4 protein, whose translation is MKILMVSPYFYPEGGGLERYAYEMALEMKKENDVTVVCSTKGKSRDETLEGIKVIRRRPLFVVSNTPVRLSLPFELLYLLKREKFDVIITHTPVPFYADVASLVAKLYGVPFVVYYHVGKLEKGSWVDKIALLYSQTLERVTLAGARLFAVSHYVARLLFNRGFKAKVRYPRISEVFLHGHPEYGGEYILFVGQLTRAHRWKNLSLVLDAFAKLLEILPWERLVVVGGGELLDYYHQLVKRIGIEDSVTFSGFVSDIKLLEYYKNAKVLVLPSSENEAFGKVVLEAMAVGTPVIVSNLGEFPIVVEHGKEGLVIKPEVEELVSSIVMLLENEKLRRKMAVIARRRAEALMGASRV
- a CDS encoding glycosyltransferase family 39 protein, producing MRNKNKIIILWIIAIFLPLFTLRLFQDEMLYMILSTKAFHLNFAPRSSLVFILTSPFASIENVDIRVFFLRALTAFITLLDLILIYELAKERFDKKSAFLGTVTFLFSFVTLRYGARYTLEPWGVFFVLLALYLLERKPLLSAISLGLAFTARETWLTTYPFFLLYVWRAKRGRAFWKFVTSSTIPVVLNFLFIYSISITRSPLGYNARIISNWIIIELLKLDISAWVQFFIAYPLTVLGFIYAVYSLKNREEPLLVALPSVLTLNVVFGFLLNGPFERYTFGPLALMSVYSGYGLVELYKKMSNKVIIVRKINIEKGIALFLVIQIIVLNLAVLQFSDIGAKGIQDYGYWYDQRVFSILEEYGHQNESFGGTPHPGMLGFKNWTWADRRIEFVLNMSPDWLITFRSWVKIDRKAVESGAIQIWTSGPYVVIHAQEKDAIERYVFPANFTLWRHP